The Leptospira stimsonii genome includes the window AGATCGAAGGAAAATCAGTCGTCTTTATTCAGAACGACGACGGAAGTTTTGAGGCCACGGAAGTTCTCACGGGAGAAACCGTAGGAGACGAAGTGATCATCAAGTCCGGACTCAGAGAAGGAGCCCAGGTCGTTTCCAGAGGATCCTTTATTCTAAAAAGTGAATATTTGAAGTTATAAGATTCTAATTTATGAAAAGATAAATTAGAATCTTATAAGCGCCAAACTCCGATTTTTCGGAGCGGAACACGGAGCCTTTTATGAACGCAAAACAGCTGACCGAAAAACAGGTGAGTAAGATTCTTTCGAAAGGTTTTTACTGTGATCCGAACGAACTTAGGGAGTTTAAGGAAAACCGTTGGTTCGATGAGGCCTGCTATCAAAGAGCCTTCGGAAAAAAAACGTCCTGGTTCAATTTGATTTTTCGACCTTTTTTGAACGCGGCGATTCGGTGTGCAATCAAGATGGGCACGAAAGTCGAGGAACCTACATTTGTGATTTTGCCCGTGTGGTACTGCCACGCTTATGAGGATCCTACATCAAAATGGTCGTTGAATCTTTTGACTTATTTCGGTCCGGAGCGGAACTATGAGTTACGCAGATTCAAAAAAGCGATACTCATTCATGCCAAAGTTAAATACTATAGCGCTCCTTATATTTCAACCAGCTCAAGCTATTCTCGATCTATTTCGCTTCCCCGTTTTGGTCCGTATATAGTTGTCAATTCTCTTTGCGGATTGGAATTGATCGAATTGTACGAAGCTGTCGAATTGGAATCTCTTTCCCCGGCCCCCGATCGGGAATTGGAACCGTTTAACGAAAGTTTTGTGCCTGCGATTCCGTTGACAAGGGTCCCGGAATCCTTTCGAGCTTCGATTACGGAACTCATCGATGACTTTGAAAAATTGAACGTTGAAATCAATCAGGACGCAGCCAGACCTTTCGAACGGAAGTGAAAATTCTACCCCTCCGTTTTTACTATTTTTGTGTTGACTTAGCATTTATTCACTACTAAGTTGTTTAGTATGAAAGACCTGACGGACAAGCAACAGGCTGTTCTTACATTCATTACTGCCATCATCAAAGAGCGCGGTTTTCCGCCTACGATTCGAGAAATCGGAGACGAATTCGGAATTACCGCAAAAGGCGCCTACGATCATCTCAAGGCGATCGAAAAGAAAGGGTATCTCAAAACCGCGAAGAATCAATCCAGGGCGATTGAACTCATTCGTCAGAGTCCTCTGGAATCTCTTCCCGTTCAGGCTACGAGTATTCCTGTGATCGGTCGAGTTGCGGCCGGCCTTCCGATTTTTGCGGAGGAAAATATCGAATCCTACATTCCCGTTCCGGACGAAATGGTGGGTTCGAATGTTCCGACATACGCACTTCGGGTTCAGGGAGATTCCATGGTCGACGCGGGGATCAATGACGGAGACATCGCGATCATCGAAAAAAGGGACATTGCTCGAAACGGAGAAATTGTCGTCGCCCTGATCGAAGACGAAGCCACTCTAAAAGTGTATTACAAAGAACAGGATCAGATCCGTCTCGAAGCGAGAAATCCAAAATACAAACCGATTCGAACCAAGAAGGCGGTTGTGATGGGAAAGCTCGTCGGACTCTATAGAATTTACTGATTGACAGAGGAAGAAACTCGACTGAAACTTCGGACAGAGTGTTTCAAAGAAAATTCTTCCTCTCCATTCTCCTTTTCCTCATATTCCAATGCAGTTCCCAGAAGACAACAATCACCGACGGTGACGTAAAACGGGTTTTGGAAAGAGTTAGTATCGCGAGAATCAACGCGAACCTCAAAGCGACGGCGGGCAAATCGGCACCGAACGATCTGACCTTTTTTCTCGAGGCCTGTTCAGTCTATCGATTGGATCCCGATAAGGTACTCGAACGCCTAAAAGAAAAAAGTCCCGCCTTGTTTGAGGCTTTAAACAAAGAATATGAAAAATAAAGAAAGAATGATCTGGATCGGACTTGTCTCCTTTCTCAGCTTCGCACTCATTCTCCCCACGGGAACCGTAAAAGGGATTTCTAAAAATGGAGAATCCTATCTCCAGATTTTCCACGAAGTATTATCTTACATACAAACCGACTATGTAGAATCCGTTGACGAAGAAAAACTCTACGTGGGAGCTATTCGAGGACTCATCTCTTCTTTGGGAGATCCCCATTCTCGCTTTATGGATAAGGACGATTTTTCCCAACTCCAAGAAGAAACGAGAGGAAGTTTTGGCGGCCTCGGAATGGAAGTTTCCTTTGCCGACGGGGCGATCGTGGTCATATCTCCGATTGAAGACACCCCGGCGATGAAAGCGGGAGTTCTTCCTCAAGATCGAATCGTAGAGATTGACGGTAAAAAAACAAACGACCTTTCCCTTTCCGATTCCATCAAACTGATGAGAGGAAAAGTAGGGACTTCCGTAAATATCAAGATCGAAAGAAAGAATCAGAAAGAACCGATCAATCTCACCTTAACTCGGGAGATGATCAAAATTCGATATGTCAGATCTTCGTATTTGGAAAAGGAAAAACTCGGATATATCAAGCTCAATCAGTTCATGGGAAAGGACAGTACACTTTCCGAATTTAAAAAAGAACTGAACTCCCTCAAAGAAAAAGGGGCCGAAGGACTGATCGTGGATTTACGAATGAATCCGGGCGGACTTCTGGATCTCGCCATTTCTCTTTCCGATCTTTTCTTAAAACCGGAAATGGATATCGTGTCGGTAAGAGGAAGGGGAGGAGAACTCGTGCGAGTTTTTCGATCCACGACTGCAAACGACAAATTTACAAATCTACCGCTCGTCGTTCTAATCAACGAAGGGTCTGCGAGCGCTTCCGAAATTTTTGCGGGAGCGATGCAGGATCATGGGAGAGGAAAAATTCTCGGGACCGTTTCCTTCGGGAAAGGATCCGTGCAGAATATCTATCCGCTTTCGCATAACACCGGTGTGGCGCTTACGATTCAAAAGTATTATACTCCGAGTGGGAAGTCGATTCATGGAAAGGGAATTCAACCGGACGTAGTCGTAAAATCGGTGGAACCTACCGAAGACGATCGATTCTACATCCGCAAGATGGCCGAGAAAAAAATGCTCGAAACCTTTCTTGCAAAGAATCCGAATTATTCCGAAGCCAACTTTCTTCTTTTTGAAAAATACCTGGCGGAAAAGGGAATCAAACTTTCAACGGACGTCGCCAAATTCTTATACAAAACCAGGAGCACCCAAGACGGGCAGAATGGAATCTTGGATTTAGAATTGGATCCGCAGATGAGAAAGGCCGTAGAGATTCTTACCTCTCCGAAATAGGGAGAAAAGAAAACGCCGATTTCCTGATCTCGGTCGGAATTCTCGGGAAGTCCGAAAGGATCGAGAGGCGAACGCTTCAAGAGGAATTTTTGTCGGAGAATTCCGACAAGGATCGGCTCTGCGCCTGCAAAAAATGATTTTATGAAAGAGCAAAATCACCTGAGTTTTCCCCGCTACAAAAAAGAGAAAGCGCGTGAGTCCGAGTTCTCGAAGTCTAAAGTCTTTTCCCGCAAATTAGGAAATCATTTGGAATCAAGGAGATTTCAATTTGAACTCTTGTCGGAGTTCCGACGGAAGAGAGAGGATACTTTATTCTTGCAAAGATTCGGTTTTTCTGATAGAGAAAAGTCTTCCGATTTTTTCCCACGGGCCCGCCTCCTCCACCCAATGAGGGTGGGGGCGCGCGGCTTTCACGGAGGTTTGTCGTTGTTACGACGGTCTTTCAAGAGATTCAATTTCTTTGTGGATCGGGTTCTCTCATGATCGGGATGGGAATCGAAACCAGTTGTGACGAGACCTCGATCGGAATCGTCCGCGATGGGAAGGAACTCCTCAGTCTCCGGATTTTTAGTCAAATCGACCTTCACAAACCCTATGGGGGAATCGTGCCTGAGATCGCTTCGCGCGCTCACTTGGAAAAGATCAATCTCCTCTTGGAAGAAGCGATGGAAGAAGCCAAGGTCTCCTTCGAAGAACTTTCCTACGTTGCGGTGACTTCTTCCCCCGGATTGACCGGATCCTTGATGGTCGGAGCTCAGATGGCCCGTTGTATCCACATGGTCTATGGAACTCCGATCTTACCGGTCTGTCATCTTCAGTCTCACTTTGCAGTCCTTCACCTGGAGGGAGTTCCCATAGAATTCCCGGTCCTCGGCCTTCTTTTGTCCGGGGGTAATTCCGCAATTTACAATCTGAAAGAATTCGGGAGAATGGAACTTGTCGGAGACACGATGGACGACGCCTTGGGAGAAGCCTTCGATAAGGTGGCGGGACTCTTGAATCTTCCTTATCCCGGAGGTCCTTTTATCGAAGCCAAGGCTCGGGAATACAAACCCACCCCCGACGAAAGACCGATTCTTCCTCCTCTCTTACGAAATCTTCCCCAAGACCAAGTTTCCTTTTCTTTCAGCGGGCTCAAAACCGCCGTGATGGTTCTCCTCGAGAAGCAAAAAGATATTTCCCAAGAACAAATCTGCTGGAATTTCCAGAATTCCGCTTTTGATCTCGTGGAAAGAAATCTCAAACGCGCAGTTCAGAAAACCGGGATTCGGAGGGTTTTTGCAGGCGGAGGAGTTCTCGCCAATTCCACTCTTCAGAAACGATTGCAGACCTGGGCCGAAAAGAATTCTGTGGAACTTTTTAGCCCGAAGAAAAAAATTTATTGTACGGACAACGGGGCAATGGTAGCTACGTTGGGGTACTATTTGTTCCGGAAAGGTTACAAAAGAGATATCGATTTTACCGTAAGTCCTTCTAGACAGGAGATCTTTTCATGAAACTCAAACTCAGCTGGGTTCCTAATACAATCACTCTTGGAAATCTCACGATGGGATTTAGTGCGATGCTCGTCGCTTCCGAAGCCGGATCCAGAGGTGGAAGCGAATTGCAGGCTTATACACTTGCAGGATTCTTTATATTGCTCGCGGCTCTTTTTGACGGACTGGACGGAATGGTCGCTCGTGCCCTAAATGCGACCTCGGAATTAGGGGCGGATTTGGATAGTCTTGCCGATCTCACTGCATTCGGAATCGCTCCCGGATATTTAATGTATCAGATGGTCCTTTCCGAATATAAGATCGATGTCTTCGGAAAAGAGGATCTTTTCCCGATCGGGATGCTCGTCGCGGCGATCTTTCCGATCTGCGCGGCGTATCGACTCGCGAGATTCAATGTGGCTCACGATCCGAAATCCTTTACCGGACTTCCTTCGCCTGTCGCAGGAGTGACCGTCGGATTTTTTCCGATTTTTTTAAACGCAAACTCGGCGCCTCATTGGCTCACGATCATCGGATTTGTTTTGATCGCGATTCTCATGGTCTCCAACATACGTTATTCGAAACCGCAAGCGGCCATCAAATCCAAACTCAATCCCACGAGGATCTTCCTTCTTATCGGGGGAGTGACCCTTCTTCTTGTATCGATCGGAGTAAATCGCTGGCCATGGCTTATCTACGGATTGATTTTCTTTTATATCTTTTCCGGGATTATGACCTTTCTCATCCATCTGATTCAAGAATTCAGAGTGAAGCTCGATTAAGAAAACGAAAATTCTATCCGATTATTTAGAATATTAGAATTTCTTCATTCTTTAGCGTATTCTGACGCGGAAACTTCCGTCTTTCTAAAAGGGGTTTCCGCAAAAAGAAACTTACACAGATCCAAAGGCCGTAAAAATAGATCGATCAAGGTCCGTTCGCTTTGAACCTCACCAGAGCCCGCAAGTTCGAAAGCCGTCGAGGTTTGACACGAACCCAACGGGGAATTTGTATTCGAACTTTTCACTAAAATACGGAGAGAGAATGGAATCTGAAACGGATCGAGCTTTCTGAAAGATCAAAGACACGGCGTGTTTCCCACGAAACTTTTCGCTAAATCCAAAAATGCAACGTGCGGATCGATTCTACGGAAGTAGGGGACGCGACTTTTTTAAGAAAGGTATTGTTTGTTCCGAAGGAATTTTCTAACGTATTTTCTTTGATTCAAAGCGCCGACGTAAATCAAAGTTTAAGAAACCGAAAACAGAGGAGTTCCCGCAGAATCCTCCCCGAATTTTAAAAAGAATATTTTCTGAAACTCACATAGGAGTTCCTACTTCTGCAAAAAAACCTGGACTCTCGCTCCCGTTCACTCTCTCGTTTTAAGATAAGGACTAAAACGGGAATTGCACCTGAAGGTTGATCCAGATTCCGTCGCTTTTGTTTTCCTTCTTTCGAGAATGGCTCACCGTAAAAGCGACGTAAGGCGAAAGAAGTCTGAGACGAAATGAAGAATTCCGATCCGTAAATACAAAGCTCGTCTCGTCTCTCGCGGTCCTCGCTTCGAAAAGGGAATCCGTTCGGTTTCCTTCTTTTTGAAATAAAAAAGCGCCTTCCAAGTTCCAAGAATCGTCCAGACGGAAGGACCATTTGCCTTCCGTGATCAAATCCCCGTTGGTCCTCCATTCCTGACCGGCCTCGATCGAAACATTCTTCTTCTGAAAGGAATAAGAAAGACCTCTTCCTAAAGTTTCCGAAGAATGATCCTGCGAATAATTACGAAGAGAAAGGAGAATTCCTCCCGCCTCTCCAAAATACAAGGGCGCTTTTCCACCTACGATTTGCCAACGTTGAGAATCCGTCGTAACGGAAGGTTCCACAGAATTTTCCAAAAACGCAGAACCCTCGTTTTCCAAAGGAAGGGGCCGCTTCCAAGCGCGAACCCATTCCAAAGAAAAATAAGAATGGGAAACGATTCCCAAACGAGCCAGAGAGGCTTTTCCGTCGAGTTCCGTTCGATTCGGATCGATCGCGAAGAGTTCCCGACTTTTTCCACGATACCCGGTGACCCGAAATTCCGTATCCAAAGGTTCCACAAAGATCGAAGTGTAGAAGGTTCCGTCCCATTCTTTTTTGATTCCAAACGTCTGGATTCGAGAAAGGACTTTCGGACCGGGAAGCCGAAAATTTTTGGATCGAAAATCTACGGAGGCGTAGTGCGTTTTTGACTCCGGTGCATAAGCAAATTCGAATATTCTTTTGGGAGAAACCAAAAAATAACCGCCGCGTTTCCGCGCTTCGACTTCGGAAAAATAGGAACCGAAATTCCAGTCCGCCCACTTCCCATTCACGAATGCGGATCGATGGATTGGCTGTTCTATCTCGGGAAGAGCCGTATAAAAATTGTCGTCCCGTAAAAAATAAAAATTCTCCAGAGGTCGAAACCGATGACCAACGCTGACTCTTACAAATTCGTTTTCCCATTTGCCGGAAAAAAGCGGTTTCGCACGTCTCGTTTCCAAAAATCCGGTCCAACACGAAGGGAATTCTTTGCTTGGGTTTTTAAGTTTCAACGGACAATTGGACGTTTTCAAAAACCAGTTTTCCTTTTCTTCTCGGGTATAACGAGAGTTATACGTTTCGAAGGTCGCACCGACCCTGGAATTTTCGGAAAAAAGACGGGGGACAAACGGAAAAAACAACACAAACGAAGCGGAAAAAATTTTAAAACAAAGTAAGAATCTAGAATATTCAAAAAAACGAAACTTATTTATGAAACCGCTTTCGATTTTTTCGCGAGTCAAAAATATTTCTACGAAGGAACGTGTTCGTACCGGCGAAACAGTTCGAAAAAGAACAACTCGATTTGCAAGATCCGAAATCGAACGGAAACATCGATTCCAAGACAAAAAGAAGGATACGTCGGAAACGAGGAAATAAAGATACGAAGAATGGAAATCGAAGCCACCTCGGATTTTAGAGGAAGAAAAAAAGGAAAACATCAACGTTTCTCCTTCTTTTCACTGGGATTTCTCTTCCTCAAAATCGCAAGGACGCGGTTTTTTTCCTTTTCGGGAAGAGATTCCACGAATTCGAAAAATGCTTCTCTGGAAAGATAGCTTTCTCTGGAGATTCTCAGGGAAGAATCGAGAGAAAAACCTGCGGATAAGAGTTCCTGTACCCCGAGGGAAATCTTGGATAAGGAATGATATTGATTCCGATTTTGGACGTTTTTGAAACCCGTCTCTTTTTTGGGGAGAACTTTCCGCTGAGCAAAAATATTCCGAAATTCGAATATACTAGAAATAGAATGTTGTTTGTCTTTCGTTTCGTTTCCAAAAGCGGAAAGCTGCAAATTCTCCCAGGAAAAATCGACACCGAGAGAAAAACGATCCTCCGTCTGTGCTCCGTTCCAGCTCCGAGAGGCTCCTAAAAAAAGAGTGAACTCCTTTTCCCTCGGAGAATGGAGTAAGATAGAAACACTTTCGAAATTCCCGCCTCGTTTTCCGAAAACTTGAATCCCTTGTTTTTCGAAAAATTCCAGACGTGTTCCGAAAACGAACAGATCGATTTCAGCTCTTTCCCAACCGGCAAAGAAAGAAAGACGAAATCGATTCTCCGGCGGAAGATAAGAATATTCCAGTCCGGAGAAAGTCCGGTAAAACCAACGATTCTCTTGTTCCGGATTTCTTTCCTTCTCCGAAAGAAGATTCCACTTCCAGAGATGTCTTGGATTTTCCGGAAGAATGGGAAGAGAAAGTTTGAATCCGTAGGAAGGAAGCGTTTCCTTTTTCGCCTCCGTCCAAAACCCCAGAGCAAAAGAAGAATTCGATCTCGCGGAAAAGAGAAACGGATTCAGATCCCTTGGTGAACCTTCCTTCGAATGCGTTTCAGCCCGACTCGAGTGAGAAAGGAGAAGAAAAAGAAAGGAAAGGAGGAACCGAAGTCGATTCTTCTCCTTTCCAAGAGGTATGCTTAGCGTTTTCCCCACATCGAAAACGGTTCTTCGATCCGCTTTCGAAGGGTGGAAATTCTAAAAAAAACGCAAAACGTACGAAAAAAA containing:
- the lexA gene encoding transcriptional repressor LexA, which codes for MKDLTDKQQAVLTFITAIIKERGFPPTIREIGDEFGITAKGAYDHLKAIEKKGYLKTAKNQSRAIELIRQSPLESLPVQATSIPVIGRVAAGLPIFAEENIESYIPVPDEMVGSNVPTYALRVQGDSMVDAGINDGDIAIIEKRDIARNGEIVVALIEDEATLKVYYKEQDQIRLEARNPKYKPIRTKKAVVMGKLVGLYRIY
- a CDS encoding LA_1448 family UV-C exposure upregulated protein is translated as MFQRKFFLSILLFLIFQCSSQKTTITDGDVKRVLERVSIARINANLKATAGKSAPNDLTFFLEACSVYRLDPDKVLERLKEKSPALFEALNKEYEK
- a CDS encoding S41 family peptidase; the protein is MKNKERMIWIGLVSFLSFALILPTGTVKGISKNGESYLQIFHEVLSYIQTDYVESVDEEKLYVGAIRGLISSLGDPHSRFMDKDDFSQLQEETRGSFGGLGMEVSFADGAIVVISPIEDTPAMKAGVLPQDRIVEIDGKKTNDLSLSDSIKLMRGKVGTSVNIKIERKNQKEPINLTLTREMIKIRYVRSSYLEKEKLGYIKLNQFMGKDSTLSEFKKELNSLKEKGAEGLIVDLRMNPGGLLDLAISLSDLFLKPEMDIVSVRGRGGELVRVFRSTTANDKFTNLPLVVLINEGSASASEIFAGAMQDHGRGKILGTVSFGKGSVQNIYPLSHNTGVALTIQKYYTPSGKSIHGKGIQPDVVVKSVEPTEDDRFYIRKMAEKKMLETFLAKNPNYSEANFLLFEKYLAEKGIKLSTDVAKFLYKTRSTQDGQNGILDLELDPQMRKAVEILTSPK
- the tsaD gene encoding tRNA (adenosine(37)-N6)-threonylcarbamoyltransferase complex transferase subunit TsaD, whose amino-acid sequence is MIGMGIETSCDETSIGIVRDGKELLSLRIFSQIDLHKPYGGIVPEIASRAHLEKINLLLEEAMEEAKVSFEELSYVAVTSSPGLTGSLMVGAQMARCIHMVYGTPILPVCHLQSHFAVLHLEGVPIEFPVLGLLLSGGNSAIYNLKEFGRMELVGDTMDDALGEAFDKVAGLLNLPYPGGPFIEAKAREYKPTPDERPILPPLLRNLPQDQVSFSFSGLKTAVMVLLEKQKDISQEQICWNFQNSAFDLVERNLKRAVQKTGIRRVFAGGGVLANSTLQKRLQTWAEKNSVELFSPKKKIYCTDNGAMVATLGYYLFRKGYKRDIDFTVSPSRQEIFS
- the pssA gene encoding CDP-diacylglycerol--serine O-phosphatidyltransferase; the protein is MKLKLSWVPNTITLGNLTMGFSAMLVASEAGSRGGSELQAYTLAGFFILLAALFDGLDGMVARALNATSELGADLDSLADLTAFGIAPGYLMYQMVLSEYKIDVFGKEDLFPIGMLVAAIFPICAAYRLARFNVAHDPKSFTGLPSPVAGVTVGFFPIFLNANSAPHWLTIIGFVLIAILMVSNIRYSKPQAAIKSKLNPTRIFLLIGGVTLLLVSIGVNRWPWLIYGLIFFYIFSGIMTFLIHLIQEFRVKLD